The window TTACCTCGTCAATGTGGGTACTGTTGATGCTCCTGGTACGGGTCAATTTACTCTGCTGAGTACTACAAGAGGAGTAGTCAGAAATGATGGTGCCGCTTGTGCTTTTGCCCTACAAGTTGAGAAGAGTGCGTCACCTGAAACAGTTCCTGCGGGGGGAACTGTTACCTACATCTATCGCATTGCCAACATCAGTCCGTTGACCTTGACGAACTTGAGGTTCAGGGACGAAATGCCAGATGGAAGGACATTCGTTGCGGACACGCTAAGGTTAACAGAAATTAGTGGCAGCACTCCCAACAACTATGGCAGTACTAACCTCTTGGAAATTACGGGTATTACGATTCAAGCCAGAACCATTGCTCAAATCAGTGTGGATGTTCGGGTTCCGCCTAACACCCCCCCTGGCACAATTTTCAATCAATCTGAACTGTTTGGTCTTCCACCTACATTCGGCAATCCGACGCTTCTATCAGATTACATTCCTGTCGTGGGATTCCCTGACCCAACACCGTTGCAAGTTACAGCCAGTCCAGTTATTGGTGCGGCTAAGACAGTAGCCTCTGTGGTTGACTTGGGCAACGGCAATTTTCAATTCACTTACACCATCACCATCCAGAATTTGGGCAATGTTGACCTCAACAATGTCCAAGTCACGGAAAATCTCTCCAATACCTTTGGTTCAACGCCGTTTACTGTCAATCGCGTTAGCACTCCGACGGGTAATCTTGCCCCCAATAACAACTTCAATGGCATTAATGATACGAATCTGTTAACTGGTACAGATACACTAGCGATCGGCCAAACAAAAACCATTGAACTCGTTGTCACAATTACTCCTGGGAACAACCCCGGCCCCTATAACAACCAAGTGGAAGCCATCGCTGAAAGTCCTGTCGGCCCTACGAGTGACATTTCCACCGATGGTCTTAACCCCGATCCAGATGGTAACGGTAACCCTAACGATAACAGCAATTCGACCCCGCTAGATTTAGCGAACCCTCCAGGAACAGAGCCACGCTTGCGCTTGGTGAAGCGTATCACCAATGCAACGCAAAGCGGTGTACCGATTAGCGGGATTAATTTCAATCTTGTTGTGAATGACCTCAAAGATATTAATGATGATGCTTCGGGATGGTCTCAACTGCCTGGAGGGTTGTTAGGGGTGATCAACCTAGAATCAGAAATATCCTTACAAAGTGGAGACGAAGTCGAGTACACTATTTATTTCCTCTCCGATGGCTCCCAAGAGGTGAACAATGCTCGTCTTTGTGACCCCATTCCTGCGGGAACCACGTTTATCTTTGACCGTTTTGGCGGCGGTCGTGGAATTTTGTTAAATCAAAATGGCACACAGACTCCCCAAACGAATGCATCGGATACAGACCAGGGAACATTTGCCTCTCCTCTCACTCCCGTAACCTCTCCCTGTCCGAATACCAACAATCCCAATGGCTCTGTGTTATTACAACTGGGAGATCTTCCCAACACGCCCCCAAGTAATGTCGGATTTGTTCGCTTTGCCGTCAAAATCGACTAATTCTCGTCTTGATACTGCCAGCATCAGCGAACATACTAGAGCATAGGTTCAGGAGTCACTGTCTGAAAGGAAAGCTGGGAGGAAAGGGGTGGGGGGATAGAGAAAATATGTTTTTAACTCTCTCCACTCACCCTTTCACCCTCATGACTCCAGCCCGATTTCAATGCAAAACGCGTGTACAGATACCTCTTGTTTTACAAACCCTACAACGTCTTAAGCCAGTTTACGGATCAGGACGCCAGTCAGCTCAACCGTGGCACTCTGAAAGATTACATTCCCATCCCTTCGGTTTACCCGGTGGGACGACTTGATCGGGACAGCGAAGGACTGCTGCTATTAACCAATCATGGACGCTTGCAGCATCGACTTTCAGATCGACGATTTTGTCATCCTCGCACATACTGGGTACAGGTAGAGCGTATTCCGGATGAAGCGGCCTTGAACCAGTTACGTAGTGGTGTGGTCATTCAGGATTACCACACACGACCCGCTTTGGTGCAGCGATTAGCCGAGGAACCCCTTCTACCCCCTCGTCAACCTCCGATACGCTTTCGTAAGACTGTGCCTACCTCTTGGCTAGAGATAACCTTAACGGAGGGGAGGAATCGACAGGTGCGGCGGATGACGGCGACGGTAGGGTTTCCCACATTGCGAATCGTTCGGATTGCGATCGGCGTCGCTGGTAAGAAGGACTTGACTCAACTCCGTTTAGATGGTCTTGAGCCTGGTCAATGGCGTGACCTAACACCGACTGAACTGGAGGCTCTACAGCAGCTATGACGACTCAAGTTAGTCTTAGCTGGATTGCTATCCGCTCACGCATAAGCTTCATCAGCTTAGGACTAGATTCCAAAAGCTGCAACCTTCGATTCTGACGTGGCAAACTAGATGGCAGTTAGCTTATATACCAAACTTTAAAACCTCTGACAGGAAGTGAGGAAGTTCCCTTATGTTAGTTTGTCCCAAGTGTCAGTTTGAAAACCCCAATACCAACAAATTTTGTCAAAGTTGTGGAACTTCCCTGATCCATAAAACTTGTCATGAGTGCGAAACCCAAGTACCCGTCAATGCTGAAACCTGTCACAATTGTGGTGCTTTCACGGGAACCGTTTGGAGGGCTATTCTCTCCAAAGATTCAAATTTTCTCATTGGTGGGAAGGATGAGCAAGCCTCTCCCATTGAGGCGTCAGAGTCCATCGCCACTGATACCGACCCCGCCGAAGAACTACCGATAGAGGCACCTGTCGTTGATCAGGATGAGCGGCCTCAACCCGAAACTTTGACAATAACACCCCTCCCTGATGCGGAATCGGCTTTACCGCCTCTAGAAAACGACCAAGAGGACGATAAGGACGATACTGTCCCTTTGACCACAGCAGAAGGTATTGAGGCCATTGCCGACGAGGAAGTTACACAGCCTCTCTCCACTTCGTCTCAGTCCAAGTTCACTCAGGAGGCGGCTAATGACACCTCTGATCAGGGCGAAGTCCGTTCACCAACTCCAACGGTTGTTTATCTGGATAAGCAACAGCGTTACCGACTGCTAGAACCTCAGAGTCTCAATTGGGCCACCACTGATGCAGAGCCGCGCTATGGCTTGTCTGTCAGAGTTTTAGATTGTCAGCCGTTTCAGAAGTCACCTTTAGAAGCTCTGCTGGAGCAACAACCCGGTGGTTCGGAGACGTTTGATATACGCCTGAGATCGGCACCTACCTTGCCCACCGACCCCTGGAACGTTCGGGGGATTCCAGGAATTGCTCAACCGTATTTAGCTCTCAAAGCCTCGTACTACCAAACTCTGCCCGCCGTTCATGATGGATGGCAGCAGGCTGGAGAAGCGGTGGTCTTGCTAGAAGACCGCTCCGAGTGGCAGTTGCTCAGCGATCTGTGGGACAGCGAACAGCTTTCTACGTTGCAAATTTTATACTGGCTCGATGAAATGGCTAAACTTTGGCAGGCACTAGAACCCTGGCATTGTCGTCAAAGCCTGTTGGAAACGACGAATTTACGGGTGGATGAAGACCAAGCCTTGGGTCTGGTTCGCTTGTATCCAGACCCGACAGAACAACCCCTGACCCTACAAGATTTAGGTCAAATGTGGCAACGGCTATTTGACCAGTCCCAGCGGACGCAATATACGTCCTTAGCCGCCCTTTTCCAGCAGATGTGTACTCAGGAAATTGAAACAATTCAGGAACTGCGATCGCGCTTGGAATCTATCGCCCGTCAACACGAAGCCATGACCTCCCAATTCGACCCAAACCCCAACTCTGATGACGCCGAGTCGGCTGATAGCTTAGCCGCCGATACACCCGTCGGAAGTGGACGCACCCAATCCCCCAGAATTCCTCACGAAGCTATGAGTAATAATGAAGGCGATGAGCTACCCACATTGATTTTGCCGATGCAGCTACTGAGTCTAGATGACGCGGGTTGCACGGATATCGGTCACCAACGGGAGCATAATGAGGACTCCTTTGGCATCCAGACCCTGATCCAGAAAGTGGAAAATCCCATGGGTCGGTCAGTACAGGCTCGTGGTTTATATATTCTCTGTGACGGAATGGGTGGTCATGCGTCTGGAGAAGTCGCCAGTAGCATGGCAGTTGAGGCCATCCGGCGCTACTTTCAAGAGCATTGGCAGGACGAGAAGTTGCCCAGCGAAGAAATTGTCCGCGAGGGAGTACATGTTGCCAACCAGGCCATTTACGAGGTCAACCAGAAAAATGCCCGATCTGGTAGCGGTCGTATGGGCACGACCCTAGTCATGATGTTGATTCAGAATACCAATGTGGCGATCGCTCATGTCGGGGATAGTCGCCTCTACCGCCTGACTCGCAAACGGGGTTTAGAGCAAATCACGGTTGATCACGAAGTCGCTCAACGAGAAATAACCATGCGTGGGGTAGACCCGGAAATTGCCTACAAGCGCCCCGACGCGAACCAACTTACTCAAGCCTTGGGTCCGCGCGATGAACAATTCGTCAATCCTGATGTACAGATCTTGGAACTTAATGAAGATACATTATTTATGATGTGTTCCGACGGTCTGTCCGATAATGATCTTGTCGAGACTCACTGGCAGACGCACCTTGCCCCCTTACTCAGCTCCCGCGCTAATCTCGATCAGGGTATTCTACAGTTAATTGAACTAGCGAACGAGGAGAATGGACACGATAACATTACAGCCATCCTGATTCGCGTGAAGGTGCGACCCAACTTTGAGCAACAGCAACTCCTTTATAAATAAAATCAGCTAAAGGCAAAGGCCAGAAACCATCCCGACTTCTGCCTTTTTATTTTTTACCCAGATATGGTCACGCTGACCCTTTTACATCCCCAGGCATCCACCCCCCTGCAACAGTGGAATTTCCAGAGCCAATCCACCATTCGGATTGGTCGCTCTCCTGATAATGACATCATTCTCGACGACCCCTTGGTTTCACGGCATCACTTGGAACTCCGGGCAAGCTCTTCTGCATCGGGAAGCTTGTGGCAGCTGGTCAATCAGGGAACCAATGGCACCTTCCTGAACGGTGTACTGGTGTCACGAGGATTAGTGCCCGATGAGGCGTTGATTCAACTGGCACGAGAAGGCCCTTTATTGAAATTCCAAATAGAGGAACCCACTGTCACGGGGAATGGCTCAAAAGGTGCCCCGCAGCATCTGCCAACTCTCCAGGGTCATGGGCAAGGGCTTACCCCTTTGAAGCATGACCCTTTACACCCCCCTCCCATTGAAGGCTGTACCCACCCAGGTAATCCGAAGACCAACTTGTTCTGTATGCATTGCGGTCAACCCTTGGTTGCCATCCTGCGAAGCATTCGGCAGTATCAGGTCTTGCGGACGTTGGGACAAGGGGGAATGGGCACGACTTATCTGGCTTGGGATAAACAGACGAGTGGTTACGGACGCCCTAGCTTGCTTGTCCTCAAGGAAATGAATGAGGACATGGCTCAAATTACTAAAGCCCAAGAACTGTTTGAACGAGAGGCTCGTACCTTGAAGACGCTATCGCATCCAGGGATTCCCAAGTATTACGACTTCTTTGTAGAAGAGGGTAAAAAATATCTGGCGATGGAGTTAATTCACGGTCAGGATTTGGAGCAACGTGTCTCGCACTCTGGCCCTGTCACGCCGAAACAGGCCATCGAGTGGATGATTCAAACCTGTGACATCCTTAGCTACATCCATTTCTGCCAACCCCCCCTGATCCACCGAGATATTAAGCCGGCGAATCTAATGGTACGCCATCGCGATAATCGAATTGTTGTACTCGATTTTGGCGCGGTCAAAGAGAGTGGTACAGCTCACAGGACTCGCATTGGTGCTGAGGGCTACAGTGCTCCTGAACAAGACCGGGGGAATCCAGTCACGCAGTCTGATCTTTATGCCATTGGTCCGACGTTAATTTTTCTGCTCACGGGGGAAGCCCCCCTGAAATATTACCGCAAGCGCGGCTCCGGATATGGCTTTGACGTGTCAAATGTTCCGACCATCACGCCCCATCTACGGAATGTGATTGATCGAGTCTGTGAACCGAAAGTGCGCGATCGCTATCAAACCGCTGAAGAACTAGCCCAAGCTTTAGCTGCTGCCCAGTTGAGCTGAGCGTCCCATTTAGCTAAAAGGTGGAACGTTGTGCATGAAACTTCCACCTAACTTCGTCACGTCTTTATTCTTCATCCCAGGCTTCCACCGCCAGTAAGTCTCCAATTGGATCTTGCATGGTGAAGCCAAATTCTAGGAGCTCTTTCTTCCAGTAAGACCATTCATCTCCATACAGCAGGGCGATTTTCCACAGGCTGTCGTTGGGCTTTATTATCTTGGATTCCACCAGAGAATGCACCTGACGCTGAAACTTCACCATTGGGTGAGTAACTTGCTGAGTCATACTTTCAATTAATTTGAAATTACTTTTGCAAATGCTTGAACTATAATGCTTCCTGATTTGGCTATTGCGCCGGTTCGTAGAGTCTTGTACGGCCAAGAAGCAATCATATACTCTTGTAGCGTATCTAGGGTAGAAGTGCAAGTTTTTTTGGCAAGGTGTACGGTAATTACTACCATCTGCCCTGAATGGCTGTGTTCCGCCTGTCTGGACATACAGTTGGACTCTCCTCTCCTTTGACTTGCACCCGCTCCACGCGACCGAGAACCGTTACAGAACTCACCCCGATCCAGTTTTCTGGAAGTACCAGCGCTGTCCGGAAGAGACCTAGTCGCACCAACTTGTGCTAGGGTTGAAGCCAGGTGACAGAACTCAGTACCCAATCTTCAGATTGGGCAGGGTTGGATCACTGACTCCATCAATGGGTTTTTCGTCTTTCACAATAGCGAAATTGTACGCGCTTGTTCTCCACCTTACGCTAGACTCCCTTGTTGCCCAACTCAAGTGTTGAACAATACAACAAGAAGCGTTGAGGAGATTGACACAATAGCAACCCCAGCCGTCTGCCTTATTAACTTCCACCATTCAGACTACCGCCAAACCTATGTTTAACG of the Allocoleopsis franciscana PCC 7113 genome contains:
- a CDS encoding protein kinase domain-containing protein — translated: MVTLTLLHPQASTPLQQWNFQSQSTIRIGRSPDNDIILDDPLVSRHHLELRASSSASGSLWQLVNQGTNGTFLNGVLVSRGLVPDEALIQLAREGPLLKFQIEEPTVTGNGSKGAPQHLPTLQGHGQGLTPLKHDPLHPPPIEGCTHPGNPKTNLFCMHCGQPLVAILRSIRQYQVLRTLGQGGMGTTYLAWDKQTSGYGRPSLLVLKEMNEDMAQITKAQELFEREARTLKTLSHPGIPKYYDFFVEEGKKYLAMELIHGQDLEQRVSHSGPVTPKQAIEWMIQTCDILSYIHFCQPPLIHRDIKPANLMVRHRDNRIVVLDFGAVKESGTAHRTRIGAEGYSAPEQDRGNPVTQSDLYAIGPTLIFLLTGEAPLKYYRKRGSGYGFDVSNVPTITPHLRNVIDRVCEPKVRDRYQTAEELAQALAAAQLS
- a CDS encoding serine/threonine phosphatase, yielding MLVCPKCQFENPNTNKFCQSCGTSLIHKTCHECETQVPVNAETCHNCGAFTGTVWRAILSKDSNFLIGGKDEQASPIEASESIATDTDPAEELPIEAPVVDQDERPQPETLTITPLPDAESALPPLENDQEDDKDDTVPLTTAEGIEAIADEEVTQPLSTSSQSKFTQEAANDTSDQGEVRSPTPTVVYLDKQQRYRLLEPQSLNWATTDAEPRYGLSVRVLDCQPFQKSPLEALLEQQPGGSETFDIRLRSAPTLPTDPWNVRGIPGIAQPYLALKASYYQTLPAVHDGWQQAGEAVVLLEDRSEWQLLSDLWDSEQLSTLQILYWLDEMAKLWQALEPWHCRQSLLETTNLRVDEDQALGLVRLYPDPTEQPLTLQDLGQMWQRLFDQSQRTQYTSLAALFQQMCTQEIETIQELRSRLESIARQHEAMTSQFDPNPNSDDAESADSLAADTPVGSGRTQSPRIPHEAMSNNEGDELPTLILPMQLLSLDDAGCTDIGHQREHNEDSFGIQTLIQKVENPMGRSVQARGLYILCDGMGGHASGEVASSMAVEAIRRYFQEHWQDEKLPSEEIVREGVHVANQAIYEVNQKNARSGSGRMGTTLVMMLIQNTNVAIAHVGDSRLYRLTRKRGLEQITVDHEVAQREITMRGVDPEIAYKRPDANQLTQALGPRDEQFVNPDVQILELNEDTLFMMCSDGLSDNDLVETHWQTHLAPLLSSRANLDQGILQLIELANEENGHDNITAILIRVKVRPNFEQQQLLYK
- a CDS encoding DUF6923 family protein, with the protein product MYRNYLQAAAQTWTRKALITINRGGNYWRKRINRLTAFIAALILAIALSYSPPAPAQSSANFPCTNTLYVSRGQAADVNDPTELNTVNININPFTLDPIAGIPISANIRYNAIGFNFQDGLIYGIDPDTRTVYRIAPNGLPTSLGVPAGLPGQPILYLAGDVDVNGNYLVLSSNPQNPQNQTLFTINVAGAAATLVGAAVTLSQPTEIADFAINPRDGQLYGFDTISRQIARINRTTGAVTFLPSLNPQIGTVGGAFFDAFGQFFAYETSASNSAFYLVNVGTVDAPGTGQFTLLSTTRGVVRNDGAACAFALQVEKSASPETVPAGGTVTYIYRIANISPLTLTNLRFRDEMPDGRTFVADTLRLTEISGSTPNNYGSTNLLEITGITIQARTIAQISVDVRVPPNTPPGTIFNQSELFGLPPTFGNPTLLSDYIPVVGFPDPTPLQVTASPVIGAAKTVASVVDLGNGNFQFTYTITIQNLGNVDLNNVQVTENLSNTFGSTPFTVNRVSTPTGNLAPNNNFNGINDTNLLTGTDTLAIGQTKTIELVVTITPGNNPGPYNNQVEAIAESPVGPTSDISTDGLNPDPDGNGNPNDNSNSTPLDLANPPGTEPRLRLVKRITNATQSGVPISGINFNLVVNDLKDINDDASGWSQLPGGLLGVINLESEISLQSGDEVEYTIYFLSDGSQEVNNARLCDPIPAGTTFIFDRFGGGRGILLNQNGTQTPQTNASDTDQGTFASPLTPVTSPCPNTNNPNGSVLLQLGDLPNTPPSNVGFVRFAVKID
- a CDS encoding DUF4327 family protein, with the translated sequence MTQQVTHPMVKFQRQVHSLVESKIIKPNDSLWKIALLYGDEWSYWKKELLEFGFTMQDPIGDLLAVEAWDEE
- a CDS encoding pseudouridine synthase gives rise to the protein MYRYLLFYKPYNVLSQFTDQDASQLNRGTLKDYIPIPSVYPVGRLDRDSEGLLLLTNHGRLQHRLSDRRFCHPRTYWVQVERIPDEAALNQLRSGVVIQDYHTRPALVQRLAEEPLLPPRQPPIRFRKTVPTSWLEITLTEGRNRQVRRMTATVGFPTLRIVRIAIGVAGKKDLTQLRLDGLEPGQWRDLTPTELEALQQL